A DNA window from Pogona vitticeps strain Pit_001003342236 chromosome 2, PviZW2.1, whole genome shotgun sequence contains the following coding sequences:
- the LOC140703814 gene encoding uncharacterized protein LOC140703814 isoform X1, translating to MNRRRRIAQQDLGQPGQEHIIKQENRAHKIGVGRNGLPMKGVTQWRSPLNACDLSRHQRTCTREKMYPCMECGKSFSHNKSLHIHKRSHTGEKPHICLECGKSFSCSGHLRSHERTHTGEKPHKCFECGKSFSRSDTLRSHERIHIGEKPHKCMECGKTFSQSGKLMLHQRIHTGEKPHRCLECGKSFSRIDILRSHERTHTGEKPHKCLECGKSFSHSGNLKLHQRNHSGEKPHKCLECGKSFSQSGNLKLHQRIHTREKPHKCMECGKSFSRSDTLRSHERIHIGEKPHKCIECGKSFSRSDTLRSHERIHIGEKPHKCMECGKSFIESDALRRHQRTHTGEKPHKCLECGKTFSQSGNLMLHQRIHTGEKPHKCLECGKSFSQSSHLKLHQIIHTGEKPHKCLECGKSFSRSGFLRKHQRTHTEEKPHKCLECGKSFSHSGHLRAHGRTHAGEKPHKCMECGKSFSRSGFLRIHQRTHTGEKPHKCLECGKSFSHSTTLRSHQSTHPLEKP from the coding sequence atgaacaggagaagaaggATTGCCCAGCAAGATCTGGGGCAACCAGGCCAGGAACACATAATCAAGCAAGAAAATAGAGCACATAAAATAGGAGTGGGCAGGAATGGACTTCCCATGAAAGGAGTGACACAATGGAGAAGCCCATTAAATGCATGTGAcctcagtagacatcaaagaacatgTACAAGGGAGAAAatgtatccatgtatggaatgtggaaagagcttcagtcataacAAAAGCCTCCATATACACAAAAgatctcacactggggagaaaccacatatatgcttggaatgtggaaagagttttagttgcagtggtcaccttaggtcacatgaaaggactcacactggggagaaaccacataaatgctttgaatgtgggaagagctttagtcgaaGTGAtacccttaggtcacatgaaagaattcacattggagaaaaaccacataaatgcatggaatgtggaaagacctttagtcagagtggtaaacttatgttacatcaaaggattcacactggggagaaaccacatcgatgcttagaatgtggaaagagctttagtagaaTTGACatccttaggtcacatgaaagaactcatactggggagaaaccacataaatgcttggaatgtggaaagagctttagtcacagtggtaaccttaagttacatcaaaggaatcacagtggggaaaaaccacataaatgcttggaatgtggaaagagctttagtcagagtggtaaccttaagttacatcaaaggattcacactcgggagaaaccacataaatgcatggaatgtgggaagagctttagtcgaaGTGATActcttaggtcacatgaaagaattcacattggagagaaaccacataaatgcattgaatgtgggaagagctttagtcgaaGTGAtacccttaggtcacatgaaagaattcacattggagagaaaccacataaatgcatggaatgtggaaagagctttattgaGAGTGATGCCCTTAggagacatcaaagaactcacactggggagaaaccacataaatgcttggaatgtggaaagacctttagtcagagtggtaacctcatgttacatcaaaggattcacactggggagaaaccacataaatgcttggaatgtggaaagagctttagtcagagtagtcaccttaagttacatcaaattattcacactggagagaaaccacataaatgcttggaatgtggaaagagctttagtcgcagtggtttCCTTCGAaaacatcaaaggactcacactgaggagaaaccacataaatgcttggaatgtggaaagagctttagtcacagtggtcacCTTAGGGCACATGGAAGGACTCAcgctggggagaaaccacataaatgcatggaatgtggaaagagttttagtcgcaGTGGTTTCCTTCgaatacatcaaaggactcacactggggagaaaccacataaatgcttggaatgtggaaagagctttagtcacagcactacccttaggtcacatcaaagtaCGCACCCtctggagaaaccatag